A stretch of the Mobula hypostoma chromosome 19, sMobHyp1.1, whole genome shotgun sequence genome encodes the following:
- the nkx6.2 gene encoding homeobox protein Nkx-6.2, translating to MLAVGQMDNRQSAFVLSSTPLAALHNMTEMKTSIFPYSLQNPSSFKAPALASLNAQIPLGTPHGISDILGRPSTTGNLLSGLPRLSGLATTAGMYFSPTAAAVSRYPKPLAELPGRPPIFWPGMMQGSPWRDPRLACPTQGSLVLDKDGKKKHSRPTFSGQQIFALEKTFEQTKYLAGPERARLAYSLGMTESQVKVWFQNRRTKWRKKHAAEMATAKKKHDSETEKLKETSENEEDEDEYNRPLDPNSDDEKITRLLKKHKTASSLTILDPHNNSPEIL from the exons ATGTTAGCCGTCGGGCAGATGGATAATCGCCAGAGCGCATTCGTCCTGAGCAGTACGCCGCTGGCTGCGCTTCATAATATGACTGAAATGAAGACATCTATATTTCCCTACTCTTTGCAGAATCCCTCGAGCTTCAAAGCCCCGGCTCTGGCGAGTTTGAACGCACAGATCCCGCTGGGGACGCCGCACGGAATTAGCGACATTCTAGGCCGCCCATCCACAACTGGCAATCTGCTCTCCGGACTTCCTCGACTGAGCGGACTTGCCACGACGGCGGGGATGTATTTTAGTCCAACAGCTGCTGCCGTCTCGAGGTACCCCAAGCCCCTCGCTGAATTGCCGGGGAGACCCCCAATCTTCTGGCCGGGAATGATGCAGGGGTCCCCATGGAGAGATCCCAGGTTGGCCTGTCCAA CGCAAGGTAGTTTAGTTCTGGACAAGGACGGAAAGAAGAAACATTCCAGGCCAACATTTTCAGGTCAACAAATTTTTGCCTTGGAGAAGACCTTTGAACAAACGAAATATTTAGCCGGACCAGAAAGAGCCAGATTAGCTTATTCTCTAGGAATGACAGAAAGCCAAGTTAAG GTGTGGTTTCAGAACAGACGGACCAAATGGAGGAAGAAGCACGCTGCCGAGATGGCTACGGCCAAGAAAAAGCACGACTCAGAGACTGAAAAACTTAAAGAAACGTCGGAAAACGAAGAGGACGAGGATGAGTACAATAGACCTCTGGATCCCAATTCAGACGACGAGAAAATCACACGATTACTGAAAAAGCACAAAACCGCCAGTTCCCTTACCATCCTGGACCCACACAACAACAGCCCAGAAATTTTGTGA